DNA from Rhinoderma darwinii isolate aRhiDar2 chromosome 6, aRhiDar2.hap1, whole genome shotgun sequence:
caacctcaaaagagcggccaatccaaccgttcacaagcggaaaactctctgcccctgcatacaagatcttaagccaatcaacaaacccccccggcagaccatacctcagaaggaccgaccagagatactcgtgatcaacccgatcaaacgcttttgcctgatccaaggacagcaagtaccccttccaacggcccgccctactctgctccactgcctctcggacaccgagtacagcgctaaacgtgatgcggcctggaacagagcaatgctgagcccccgaaaggagccggggtgcaaatttcaccagccgattaaacagcacctttgccagaacctttctgtccacattgagtagcgctatgggacgccaattctcaatgtgcgatgggtctttaccctttgacaggatgatcagggccgacctcctcattgacttcggcaaagtgcccgaggaaagacactcattcaacacctcagtcaacaggggaactaaaatgtccttaaaggtcttgtaaaattcagacgttaagccatctggacccggcgacttcttgagggcaagcccttcaatcgccagtatcacttcctcttccctgatcgcatctgccaagacaccaagagaggggtctactcctggttcggggacagtttcagccaggaaagccgacatcgcatcccgatcaagatccatctttcccaagaggtgcgagtaaaaggatctgacgacctccaagatccctgatctggaccttttcagggatcctgtactgtccatcagtcctgaaaccactttactatttactgacatcttgcagttcttgtaggggtcgggcgagcggtacttcccaaaatccctctcaaaaactaaagatgtgtgtctatcatactggcaactcttaagcaaagatttcactctggagaggtcttcgcggtcacctccagtcgagacaagatgctcgagtttcctcctcaggccctgatacaggcagtacctgtccaggctcctgaggctcgagagctggcggaagaaactcgccaccctttttttgaacatctcccaccactccgacttactgctacaaagatccagtaatggtacctggctctgaaagaaatcctcaaaggaccgtcttatctccgcttcttccaagagagacgaattgagcctccaaaagcctcttcccatccggggggtctctgcaacatttagagaaaataaaattaaacagtggtcggagaactccacctcaacgacggacactgccgaagagatggcatcctcctttaaataaaacctatctattctagacctacaactacctcgataaaaggtgaatcccgcgtggcctggggtgtgccggatgtggacatccaccaggcgagcctcactagctatcctatttagggccacacagtcataagtcagcctgtctctggaacctcccctatcttgggacctcgtggcagcattgaagtcccctccaaagaccacctgccgactcgtaaaaagatagggcttgatcctcataaagagacttttccggtcccagctggtttggggaccatagatgttaatgagcctgagctcctgtcccttcatgaggacatccaagatcaggcacctccccatttctaattcaataacccgtctgcattctaccgatgcggtgaaaagaaccgccaccccgctacccggctcggccgcaagagaccaataagatggtccacgcctccactcctttttcgctttatgtatggctgccaagtctgtcagcctggtctcttgcaaaaataaaatgtcggcctcaattcggccgagaaaatcaaaggccgcaaatctagccttgtcagatttaatgctggcgacattaatagatgccagcgtcaacggggtgggtgccgccatcctgggtgattgaattagatgacctttttccctttccccttgcccttcccctggtttttatcactgtctgatgaagagccgagggcccttttgagggatgctgatgtgtccatatccctcccttcctccacctcctcaccagcaccactatcaacctcacctccaggctccgggacagcgcttctccctgagggttccgcatgccctgaggcaagaagctggacgccccccacagaccccctcgtcaccttcgccacatcctcacccccacactcctcatctgaagaggagatgtccttgagggtttgaaagcggtttgagagaacaacaagaggtgagtcggttgggctttccttaggcacctggaccaggggaggagaagatttcttatctcccttttttttctttttagcaccctgcttgcgcttttcatctagccaccgtctactgtcctcatccatactttcatatagcgaggaacatgaagaagtggcttcctcctccctctccaacctcctgacctcttcattcaagtcctgttcccccagggcctcagtagcaatgacactcgcccccggagcagggccaagggttaccccagttgcctggggctccccgagctccctactccttcgacggttctctaatcgccttaacttggagggtgacttgcctttcttccctggcccctcagccccttcacctccaccagtgccaaccacggcaggagcaacctctcggctttctcccgctgggcccgccatggcgttggcaaaggaacgagggcagcgacaatgggtgacctagatccccacacaggtgacaccgaatatccccacaggatgcggcaagatgacctatccccccgcacaacgcacacttctgcactctgcagtgggcactgaagtgcgtggggtcaccacacctgtggcagagcttcggctgcccctggtaaaaggccaggattcggtcccttcctaaaaaggctgaggaagggatgtgggtgacagtacttcctgaacgctttaatttaaccataaaggtccaggcccctgaccagatgccaaattcatccctgttttttttggggacctccgttacctccccgtacctgctgagccaggtcataatgtccatacaagaaagacactcattgcaagttaggacggtcaccttcttgatttcgctctgacgagacaacgcttgtacagcgaagtctcgccagccgggctcattcttcaccagctcataatttgaccaaaagagctccaggccctccggccgaacaaagctgatgtcaaatactggggtgccatagggatgtatcagggcaaagatgtcgatcgccctgaaattcatcttcaagagaagctcaactatttttgccctaggtgggcacgtatcattgcctctccagcgaagacgaacaacattcctacgagcccccccaggcccggctgtcggaagggtccacacagtttccccttccctttcttctcggaaagcagtcaggccatgcctgtctatccagaaggacagatcaaccgctcggccctctaccattattgttctctcaccctttttaagggcctccaggaggcgccgctgtaaaataccgtccccagagcctgaagatgaggaggaggccccagcagtgacactggcataactgcgagtagtcacccctgggggggcagatggaccggcctcactagacctcatacccctggcagtaacattcccaccactcaccccggccccagacacaggagagggaccattatcaatatcactcgtacctgcaccattcataccctcaccattattacaggacacttgtaccggcaccattcataccctcaccctctggaccagcagtaaaaagtgtttCTGGGCCGGATGTTATCGCCTTGGTGTCATCAGGTTTCCCCTCCACCTCGTTAGCGTGACATTTATTTACTTGAGACAATCCTTCCTTCTTAGAGCCAGCAATGCCCAGACTCGCCCTCACCCCTGGCAAAGCTGGCTCCCGGGCTGGGGATTCATGTGACGCAGCCACCAAAGGAATACTAGTGACTGCGCCACCGGACCCAATGGCCGCAAGCTTGGGGGGACATTCAACCGTGCCGTCAgtcccagcagccccttcatgctgccgccgctcagtagcaccaacgggttccagggacactggaatattcgctgccagctctggtgtcgagccgccccccattactgaggaggaaacctgagcaccagagctttgttctgcacccaacgctgggccaccaacattatctggcgctattgacgccttaaaaacgccaccaaaaacgccaccgctacaacgacaagcagggacatcagcctccattattacgccatcattaatctccccgctttcctgcaccggacccacttcagggcccgggctatgctggatcacggggcttgtgcagcgagctgactctgcggccagctggggtagcactgggtggggaacaaacttaaaactgacctgttcctccacgatttttccagcctttctgcattttagtcgccgccgggctttgcgctttgctgcgcgcttggcattaactttctcctctggacccaagtccgcgccaaaagaaaaatgctgcaggctcaccggagactggagctgccgtatttccgccatcagcctcccacctgaattgctgctgctgatgtcctggtcacaggtgtccccctcaccagctgagctggagtccatgggtaaagccacttgctctgcaggcagctcgctgcacgtactccactgaccagacgcacccggacacatttcctcctcctcaccctcatcatccgtctgctttccagggtcacagacacccttcattgcccggaaccgatcatcattaaggagtttctccttgaaaggtccactattctccaaaataaatccccgcttttctttcagggcatccacctcagatttgagatccctgatagtcgccattactaccaacctctttgctccagaagtggcgtgcgaccgaacccgggctgctttcagctcctcctggagcttccgaatggccttcccggcgtcctcatacccacggaggcactccgcaacacgggagctaaaggtggttgttgactccgtggcacgtagttcaccccaatctgcctccacaccatcatgcatgctctgctgcacatctccaggagcgatcctgctggctgcaacaccaggaaccttgcggctttcctggctttctgtcctggtttcaggcgggggcaggatcggggccacatcgctgtgaccccgactagatcttctcacccccacaacttcggccggttgctgaacgctcccgctacccgccggcctagaccgggtaacaggaggctgagaagcacttggctgggaagaacttcctctcatcccaagcagcaaactctctccctggagaggaaagagccgacacccggaaagagcttcctccaacacacagacagcacacacccgctcctcctgtcctgtatactgggtgtaattctcagtatctgtattattctgtatatatatacactgcacagtaccacttctcctgtcctgtatactgggtgtaattctcggtatctgtattattctgtatatatatacactgcacagtaccacttctcctgtactgcatactgggtgtaattctcagtatctgtattattctgtatatatggacactgcacagtaccacttctcctgtcctgtatactgggtgtaattctcagtatctgtattattctgtatatatggacactgcacagtaccacttctcctgtcctgtatactgggtgtaattctcagtatctgtattattctgtatatatatatatatatatatatatatatatatatatatacactgcacagtaccacatctcctgtcctgtatactcggTGTAGTACTGAGCCTTTTCACTATAATTGCTGACAGTGCTGCCCAGTACCACAGAACTTCCTGTGTCTTTTGTGGCCTCCGTTGGGTCTCTCATTTCTCGGAACGCTCACTACAGTTGCAGCCTCTACTCTCTTATGTGTAGATATTGTGTGTATTATATGAGTTTTAGTGCAGCTTCagttttcatagaatttattcttTCTGAGTTGTTGGTTCCATTTATCAGCGGCTGCTGAGATTTTCCAGGTTTCAGGTCAATGTCAGTCAGCTGCTAAAGCTGTAATAAGTCTTTAAAATAGGTGTTCTAATTCTCTCCACATTCTATACAAATTTTCCTGTACTGGCAGCACCGGGGTTCACTGGTCAGCATTGGGGTTCACTGGTCTGCACGGCTATGAATCTGGGATAGTggtagtgatacattgtgtgtatgTTAGGGGGAGTAGATTGTGAGCTTCTGGGGTTAGGTGATGGAAGTGATACATTGTGCGTATGTTagggggcagtggcgtaactaccgccgtagcagccgtagcgcctgctacggggcccgcggcatgagggggcccgtgtcgcccgccggcacgggcccccaccatggccgcaggctccgttagcagccgctatggctgctacagcgggacgccactgaacactacggcagagcagggaggtatctccccgctctgccattaaacaaaagacatgtatcccctctccacaggacatgtatcccctctccacaggacatgtatcccctctccacaggacatgtatcccctctccacaggacatgtatccccctctccacaggacatgtatccccctctccacaggacatgtatcccctctccacaggacatgtatcccctctccacaggacatgtatccccctctccacaggacatgtatcccctctccacaggacatgtatcccccctccacaggacatgtatcccctctccacaggacatgtatcccctctccacaggacatgtatccccctctccacaggacatgtatcccctctccacaggacatgtatcccctctccacaggacatgtatcccctctctctccacaggacatgtatcccctctccacaggacatgtatcccctccctctccacaggacatgtatcccctctccacaggacatgtatcccctctccacaggacatgtatcccctctccacaggacatgtatccccctctccacaggacatgtatcccctctccacaggacatgtatcccctctccacaggacatgtatccccctctccacaggacatgtatcccctctccacaggacatgtatcccctctccacaggacatgtatcccctctccacaggacatgtatcccctctccacaggacatgtatcccctctccacaggatctccacagcacatgtatcccctctccacaggatctccacaggacatgtatcccctctccacaggacatgtatcccctctccacaggacatgtatcccctctccacaggatctccacagcacatgtatcccctctccacaggatctccacaggacatgtatcccctctccacaggacatgtatcccctctccacaggacatgtatcccctctccacaggatctccacagcacatgtatcccctctccacaggacatgtatccccctctccacaggacatgtatcccctctccacaggacatgtatcccctctccacaggacatgtatccccctctccacaggacatgtatcccctctccacaggacatgtatcccctctccacaggacatgtatccccctctccacaggacatgtatcccctctccacaggatctccacaggacatgtatcccctctccacaggacatgtatcccctctccacaggacatgtatccccctctccacaggacatgtatcccctctccacaggatctccacagcacatgtatcccctctccacaggacatgtatcccctctccacaggacatgtatcccctctccacaggatctccacagcacatgtatcccctctccacaggacatgtatccccctcaccacaggacatgtatcccctctccacaggac
Protein-coding regions in this window:
- the LOC142656703 gene encoding uncharacterized protein LOC142656703, translating into MRGSSSQPSASQPPVTRSRPAGSGSVQQPAEVVGVRRSSRGHSDVAPILPPPETRTESQESRKVPGVAASRIAPGDVQQSMHDGVEADWGELRATESTTTFSSRVAECLRGYEDAGKAIRKLQEELKAARVRSHATSGAKRLVVMATIRDLKSEVDALKEKRGFILENSGPFKEKLLNDDRFRAMKGVCDPGKQTDDEGEEEEMCPGASGQWSTCSELPAEQVALPMDSSSAGEGDTCDQDISSSNSGGRLMAEIRQLQSPVSLQHFSFGADLGPEEKVNAKRAAKRKARRRLKCRKAGKIVEEQEIPLTDQEMSSSHQLEVVIFSRDDPTVYTWLIDVVKSVRGVKNVRPVLITNTWKYSTTQVPKCSLAILYHSKTRGRVNVTDVTDSLYDEELKDLSRGLGKERVIVVIDHLESTTEKEKTRILEHQPSIENLASHLLLFNGGQETEGANLKTLKDLITAHARRDLILGSKKRTIFLIFFSFVLVIGIIIIIVEISTLSGVESVTSSPAVSNITQFTTPNPTANITHRMFYNTTYLAINNTASSSVPITDKTPQVSVNTTV